In a genomic window of Candidatus Binatia bacterium:
- a CDS encoding DUF2339 domain-containing protein, with translation MLEAGAEAAAEVDAGDAAEVGADAEAGEPFEGVGTAEAPGAGVGESAARDEAAHEDAADAGAAALQPPRDEAHDETRDAAASGAAPLRRPPEPLPQPLIPPRPRVEWERWLGVRGAAVLGGAALALAGLFFFRYSIEHGLIPPWLRVVLGVVLGVGAVGAAESTLRARYAGTANALAGGGLVVLYAAFWASGMLYELVSPGVVFAAMALVTATACLLSWRHESLVIAVIGLVGGFLTPAFASTGEDRPFGLFGYLLLLDVGVLLLARRSRWPLLALLAIAGTTLYQVFWIAGSMGAARTLLGLAILAVFALLFVALVPREADGADARAARGWRLAQYGAVLLPLATALYFAAEAELATGILPLGGLLFVLGVAAVWLAVRHGEGLLALGAGAATLGVVFVWLAQNPLLGGTPWRAAVVLVALAAAYQLGLELARRERLGEGDAPADESQAAAGPAGEGAWVSRAVANAAALVGLGWLVLLIAIAADERVSLWPLLAAALGVALLLVRQATFPGRGGVQVAAAVGVALLLVAHRLGHRGDPDVPSAASGVVLPAMLAVAAAWQGLALAQPRLGSRRFAEHGAAALALVLLLGVTVDPSQSILVGLLVPLALGFLVLLAATRLGGCRWLVVAVAATGLAQTTRSGQGLSETSSALGPFALVFLSFVLFGVWPLAAAQRLRDDRWAWRAAALSGVVFFVPLYVLFGALQERLGDWLPIALLPLALAAVTVAVAARARNLWPSESDVRTSALAWLCGVALGFVTVAIPMQVEKSWITIGWALEGAALLVLWQRLDHPGLKYTALALLAAVTVRLVANPAVLDYYPRSGWPIVNWLAWTYLVPAAALVFAARTLHPLELPRLRDWERRWYPREQPLATSALGLAALLVVFVWINLAIADWFSGTGELRLLAAETPAENLVVSIAWTLYAIVLLVLGVRLASGALRWASLVLLMLTIGKIFLYDLSELRDLYRVAALLGLALSLIVVSLVYQRFVFRRSSEGEP, from the coding sequence GTGCTCGAGGCGGGTGCCGAGGCCGCGGCCGAGGTCGATGCGGGCGATGCGGCGGAGGTCGGCGCGGACGCGGAAGCCGGCGAGCCCTTCGAGGGTGTCGGGACCGCCGAGGCCCCGGGGGCGGGTGTCGGCGAGAGTGCGGCGCGCGACGAGGCGGCGCACGAGGACGCCGCCGACGCGGGGGCTGCGGCTCTCCAGCCGCCGCGCGACGAGGCGCACGACGAGACGCGCGACGCCGCCGCGTCCGGTGCTGCGCCGCTCAGGCGTCCGCCCGAGCCGTTGCCGCAGCCGCTGATCCCGCCCAGGCCGCGCGTCGAGTGGGAGCGCTGGCTCGGCGTGCGCGGCGCGGCCGTGCTCGGTGGCGCTGCGCTCGCGCTCGCCGGTCTCTTCTTCTTCCGCTACTCGATCGAGCACGGCTTGATCCCGCCGTGGCTGCGCGTCGTGCTCGGCGTCGTGCTCGGCGTCGGCGCGGTGGGCGCCGCCGAGTCGACCTTGCGCGCGCGCTACGCGGGCACCGCGAACGCGCTCGCGGGCGGCGGGCTGGTCGTGCTGTACGCGGCCTTCTGGGCGTCCGGCATGCTCTACGAGCTGGTCTCGCCGGGCGTCGTGTTCGCCGCGATGGCGCTCGTGACGGCGACGGCGTGCCTGCTCTCGTGGCGACACGAGTCGCTGGTGATCGCGGTGATCGGGCTCGTCGGCGGGTTCTTGACGCCGGCCTTCGCGTCGACCGGCGAGGACCGTCCGTTCGGGCTCTTCGGCTATCTCTTGCTGCTCGACGTCGGCGTGCTGCTGCTCGCGCGGCGCTCGCGCTGGCCGCTGCTCGCGCTGCTCGCGATCGCCGGCACGACGCTCTACCAGGTCTTCTGGATCGCCGGCAGCATGGGTGCCGCGCGCACGCTGCTCGGGCTCGCGATCCTCGCGGTCTTCGCGCTGCTGTTCGTCGCGCTCGTGCCGCGCGAGGCGGACGGCGCGGACGCCCGTGCGGCGCGCGGCTGGCGGCTCGCGCAGTACGGCGCGGTGCTGCTGCCGCTCGCGACCGCGCTCTACTTCGCCGCCGAAGCGGAGCTCGCGACCGGCATCCTGCCGCTCGGCGGGCTGCTCTTCGTGCTCGGCGTGGCCGCGGTCTGGCTCGCGGTGCGCCACGGCGAGGGGCTGCTCGCGCTCGGCGCGGGGGCGGCGACGCTCGGCGTCGTCTTCGTCTGGCTCGCGCAGAATCCGCTGCTCGGCGGCACGCCGTGGCGCGCGGCGGTGGTGCTGGTGGCGCTCGCCGCGGCGTACCAGCTCGGGCTCGAGCTCGCGCGCCGCGAACGCTTGGGGGAGGGCGACGCGCCGGCGGACGAAAGCCAGGCGGCCGCGGGCCCGGCGGGCGAGGGCGCGTGGGTGTCGCGGGCGGTCGCCAACGCGGCGGCGCTGGTCGGGCTCGGCTGGCTCGTGCTGCTGATCGCGATCGCCGCCGACGAGCGCGTCTCGCTGTGGCCGCTGCTCGCGGCGGCGCTCGGCGTCGCGCTGCTGCTCGTCCGTCAAGCAACGTTTCCCGGGCGGGGCGGGGTCCAGGTCGCGGCTGCGGTCGGCGTCGCTCTTCTGCTCGTCGCGCACCGGCTCGGGCACCGCGGCGATCCCGACGTGCCGAGCGCGGCCTCCGGCGTCGTCCTGCCGGCGATGCTCGCCGTGGCGGCGGCGTGGCAGGGGCTCGCGCTCGCGCAGCCGCGGCTCGGGTCGCGGCGCTTCGCGGAGCACGGCGCCGCGGCGTTGGCGCTCGTCCTTCTGCTCGGGGTCACGGTCGATCCCTCGCAGTCGATTCTCGTCGGGCTGCTCGTGCCGCTCGCGCTCGGCTTCCTCGTCCTGCTCGCGGCGACGCGCCTCGGCGGCTGTCGCTGGCTCGTGGTCGCGGTCGCCGCGACCGGGCTCGCACAGACGACGCGGTCGGGGCAGGGGCTTTCGGAGACGTCGTCGGCGCTCGGGCCGTTCGCGCTGGTCTTCTTGTCGTTCGTGCTGTTCGGCGTCTGGCCGCTCGCGGCGGCGCAGCGCCTGCGCGACGACCGCTGGGCGTGGCGCGCGGCCGCGCTCTCCGGTGTCGTGTTCTTCGTGCCGCTCTACGTGCTGTTCGGAGCGCTGCAGGAGCGCCTCGGGGACTGGCTGCCGATCGCGCTGCTGCCGCTCGCGCTCGCCGCGGTCACGGTGGCCGTCGCCGCGCGCGCCCGGAACCTCTGGCCGAGTGAGAGCGACGTGCGCACGAGCGCGCTCGCCTGGCTGTGCGGCGTCGCGCTCGGCTTCGTGACGGTCGCGATCCCGATGCAGGTCGAGAAGTCGTGGATCACGATCGGCTGGGCGCTCGAGGGCGCGGCGCTGCTCGTGCTGTGGCAGCGCCTCGACCATCCGGGCCTCAAGTACACGGCGCTTGCCCTGCTCGCCGCCGTGACCGTGCGCCTCGTCGCCAACCCCGCGGTGCTCGACTACTACCCGCGCTCCGGCTGGCCGATCGTCAACTGGCTCGCGTGGACCTACCTCGTGCCGGCGGCGGCGCTGGTCTTCGCCGCGCGCACGCTGCACCCGCTCGAGCTGCCGCGGCTGCGCGACTGGGAGCGGCGCTGGTACCCGCGCGAGCAGCCGCTCGCTACGTCCGCGCTCGGGCTCGCGGCGCTGCTCGTCGTCTTCGTCTGGATCAACCTCGCGATCGCCGACTGGTTCTCGGGCACCGGCGAGCTGCGGCTGCTCGCCGCGGAGACGCCGGCCGAGAACCTCGTCGTCTCGATCGCCTGGACGCTCTACGCGATCGTCCTGCTGGTGCTCGGCGTGCGCCTCGCGAGCGGTGCCTTGCGCTGGGCGAGCCTGGTTCTGCTGATGCTGACGATCGGCAAGATCTTCCTCTACGACCTGAGCGAGCTGCGCGACCTCTACCGCGTCGCCGCGTTGCTCGGGCTCGCGCTGTCGCTCATCGTGGTGTCGCTCGTGTACCAGCGCTTCGTCTTCCGCCGCTCGAGCGAGGGCGAGCCGTGA
- a CDS encoding methylmalonyl-CoA mutase family protein, with protein MDDIDAIRRAHEQFESGPVAKVTAKSPERRSEFATTSGIPIKRLYTPADRAESNYLEELGFPGQPPFTRGVQPTMYRGRFWTMRQYAGFGTAEESNKRYRYLLEQGQTGLSVAFDLPTQMGRDSDHMLARGEVGRVGVAIDSLADMETLLDQIPLDKVTTSMTINATASILLALYLAVAEKQGVPWTKVGGTIQNDILKEYVARGTYIYPPRESLRIITDIFAFCAKEVPSWNTISISGYHIREAGSTAAQEIAFTIANGIAYVQAALDAGLNVDDFGPRLSFFWNVHNEFFEEIAKFRAARRIWCKIMRERFGAKDPRSLTLRCHAQTAGSTLTAQQIDNNVVRVTLQALAAVLGGTQSLHTNGKDEALALPTEDSARLALRTQQLIAYESGVADTIDPLAGSYFVETLTDELERRAFEYIERIDEMGGAVAAIEQGFMQREIQNAAYRYQQEIERKERIIVGVNSFTLEREPVPEILQIKPELEERQKQKVAKVRAERAAQPVADALERVERAARDGSNLMPPILDAVRAYATLGEISDAMRRVFGEYRPGALL; from the coding sequence ATGGACGACATCGACGCCATCCGCCGCGCACACGAGCAGTTCGAATCCGGCCCGGTCGCCAAGGTGACCGCCAAGTCGCCGGAGCGGCGCTCCGAGTTCGCGACCACCTCGGGCATCCCGATCAAGCGCCTGTACACCCCCGCCGACCGCGCCGAGTCGAACTACCTCGAGGAGCTCGGCTTCCCCGGCCAGCCGCCGTTCACGCGCGGCGTGCAGCCGACGATGTACCGCGGCCGCTTCTGGACCATGCGCCAGTACGCGGGCTTCGGCACGGCGGAGGAGTCGAACAAGCGCTACCGCTACCTGCTCGAGCAGGGCCAGACCGGTCTCTCGGTCGCCTTCGACCTGCCGACCCAGATGGGCCGCGACTCGGACCACATGCTGGCGCGCGGCGAGGTCGGGCGCGTCGGCGTCGCGATCGACTCGCTCGCCGACATGGAGACCCTGCTCGACCAGATCCCGCTCGACAAGGTCACGACGTCGATGACCATCAACGCGACGGCGTCGATCCTGCTCGCGCTCTACCTCGCCGTCGCCGAGAAGCAGGGCGTGCCGTGGACCAAGGTCGGCGGCACGATCCAGAACGACATCCTCAAGGAGTACGTCGCGCGCGGCACCTACATCTACCCGCCGCGCGAGTCGCTGCGGATCATCACCGACATCTTCGCGTTCTGCGCGAAGGAAGTGCCGTCGTGGAACACGATCTCGATCAGCGGCTACCACATCCGTGAGGCGGGCTCGACGGCGGCGCAGGAGATCGCCTTCACGATCGCGAACGGCATCGCCTACGTGCAGGCGGCGCTCGACGCGGGGCTCAACGTCGACGACTTCGGCCCGCGTCTCTCGTTCTTCTGGAACGTCCACAACGAGTTCTTCGAGGAGATCGCGAAGTTCCGCGCCGCGCGCCGCATCTGGTGCAAGATCATGCGCGAGCGCTTCGGCGCCAAGGATCCGCGCTCGCTGACGCTGCGCTGCCACGCGCAGACCGCGGGCAGCACGCTCACCGCGCAGCAGATCGACAACAACGTCGTGCGCGTCACGCTGCAGGCGCTCGCCGCGGTGCTCGGCGGCACGCAGTCGCTGCACACCAACGGCAAGGACGAGGCGCTCGCGCTGCCGACCGAGGATTCGGCGCGGCTTGCGCTGCGCACGCAGCAGCTCATCGCGTACGAGAGCGGCGTCGCCGACACGATCGATCCGCTCGCGGGCAGCTACTTCGTCGAGACGCTCACCGACGAGCTCGAGCGCCGCGCGTTCGAGTACATCGAGCGCATCGACGAGATGGGCGGCGCGGTCGCGGCGATCGAGCAAGGCTTCATGCAGCGCGAGATCCAGAACGCGGCCTACCGCTACCAGCAGGAGATCGAGCGCAAGGAGCGCATCATCGTCGGCGTGAACTCGTTCACGCTCGAGCGCGAGCCGGTGCCCGAGATCCTGCAGATCAAGCCCGAGCTCGAGGAGCGGCAGAAGCAGAAGGTCGCGAAGGTCCGCGCCGAGCGCGCGGCGCAGCCGGTCGCGGACGCGCTCGAGCGCGTCGAGCGTGCGGCCCGCGACGGCAGCAACCTGATGCCGCCGATCCTCGACGCCGTGCGCGCCTACGCGACGCTCGGCGAGATCTCGGACGCGATGCGCCGGGTGTTCGGCGAGTACCGCCCCGGCGCGCTGCTCTGA
- a CDS encoding ATP-binding protein — protein sequence MALSEPTLPVVRVVYVGAAAIYFVLALVYVTAPLAEPHLAFAAVFAVVGTFLGVLAFAISYVPARWVELLVLLSIVVAEAGALSFLALTGDPKQSVVVLIVVVAAGVVAPSVRTALCGAAFGVLGWLVLADGFSNAELAHWGINVGGAAVVSVAISAARLRAETDLKLARFTIDRATDAIYLIAPDGRFSYVNEAACRLLGYTREEMLRMRVHDINPVLSDEIWQAHWQNLSEQRALVVQTFHRTRDGRLIPVEVSLNLASFDGRELNVAIARDVTERRKVSAELKRAKQAAEAASQAKSNFLATMSHEIRTPLNGVFGMTELALDAGDPAEQREFIMRARASAETLLLLLDDILDTSRMEFGQLQLEKIDFDPRDLMRDLESALSFTAARRGIELRLHCDDDVPARVHGDPRRLRQILLNLTANALKFTERGAVEVRLEAGTCDEHRFELLGVVRDTGIGIPADKLESIFEPFTQVDGSDTRAYGGAGLGLAIVRQLLALMNGTVEVESEPGVGSTFRFRVPLQIVSASTSTSLTH from the coding sequence ATGGCGCTCTCCGAACCAACTCTGCCCGTCGTACGCGTGGTCTACGTGGGAGCGGCGGCGATCTATTTCGTGCTCGCGCTGGTCTACGTGACGGCGCCGCTCGCCGAGCCGCACCTCGCATTTGCCGCCGTATTCGCCGTGGTGGGGACGTTCCTCGGCGTGCTCGCGTTCGCCATCTCCTACGTGCCCGCTCGCTGGGTCGAGCTCCTCGTGCTGCTCAGCATCGTCGTGGCCGAGGCGGGCGCCCTCTCGTTCCTGGCCCTCACCGGCGACCCCAAGCAGTCGGTCGTCGTCCTGATCGTCGTCGTCGCCGCCGGTGTGGTGGCGCCGTCGGTGCGCACCGCGCTGTGCGGCGCGGCGTTCGGCGTCCTCGGCTGGCTCGTCCTCGCGGACGGGTTCTCGAACGCCGAGCTGGCGCACTGGGGGATCAACGTCGGGGGCGCGGCGGTGGTGTCCGTCGCGATCAGCGCGGCGCGGCTGCGCGCGGAGACGGACCTCAAGCTCGCCCGCTTCACCATCGACCGTGCGACCGACGCGATCTACCTGATCGCGCCGGACGGACGCTTCTCGTACGTGAACGAGGCGGCCTGCCGGCTGCTCGGCTACACGCGCGAGGAGATGCTCCGCATGCGCGTCCACGACATCAACCCGGTCTTGAGCGACGAGATCTGGCAAGCGCACTGGCAGAACCTGAGCGAGCAGCGGGCGCTCGTCGTGCAGACGTTTCACCGCACCCGTGACGGACGCCTCATCCCGGTCGAGGTCTCGCTCAACCTCGCGTCGTTCGACGGACGCGAGCTCAACGTCGCGATCGCGCGCGACGTCACCGAGCGGCGGAAGGTGTCCGCCGAGCTCAAGCGCGCGAAGCAGGCCGCGGAGGCCGCGTCGCAAGCGAAGAGCAACTTCCTCGCGACGATGAGCCACGAGATCCGGACGCCGTTGAACGGCGTCTTCGGCATGACGGAGCTCGCGCTCGACGCCGGGGACCCGGCCGAGCAGCGCGAGTTCATCATGCGCGCGCGCGCCAGCGCGGAGACGCTGCTCCTGCTGCTCGACGACATCCTCGACACCTCGCGGATGGAGTTCGGGCAGCTGCAGCTCGAGAAGATCGATTTCGACCCGCGCGACCTGATGCGCGACCTCGAGAGCGCGCTCTCCTTCACGGCGGCGCGCCGGGGGATCGAGCTGCGCCTGCACTGCGACGACGACGTGCCGGCGCGTGTGCACGGCGACCCGCGCCGGCTGCGCCAGATCTTGTTGAACTTGACGGCGAACGCGCTCAAGTTCACCGAGCGCGGCGCGGTGGAGGTGCGCCTCGAGGCAGGCACGTGCGACGAGCATCGCTTCGAGCTGCTCGGCGTCGTGCGCGACACCGGGATCGGGATCCCGGCCGACAAGCTCGAGTCGATCTTCGAGCCCTTCACGCAGGTCGACGGCTCGGACACGCGCGCCTACGGCGGCGCCGGGCTCGGCCTCGCGATCGTCCGGCAGCTCCTCGCGCTGATGAACGGCACCGTCGAGGTCGAGAGCGAGCCCGGCGTGGGCAGCACGTTCCGCTTTCGCGTGCCCCTGCAGATCGTGTCCGCCTCGACCAGCACGTCGCTCACGCACTGA
- the speA gene encoding biosynthetic arginine decarboxylase — protein MRGWTIQDAIELYDVHAWGAGFVTVNERGHVEIRPRGNGGPGIDLLDLVTYLRGRGLHVPLLIRFSDILAARIRNLCECFASAISEHQYKGRHRAVYPIKVNQQRHVVEEVIDFGRAFDVGLEAGSKPELLAVMPIMDNPESLIICNGYKDREYIEIALLAQKLGRTPIIVMDRFHELDLVIQVSRELGIRPHLGVRAKLSAKGAGRWVESGGDRSKFGLTADELIETVGRLRSENMLDCLELMHFHVGSQITNIRAIREAVKEATQFYVGLVELGAGLKYLDVGGGLGVDYDGSQTNFQSSMNYTNTEYARDIIATVSEACDEKGVPHPDIVTETGRAMVAHHSVLIFNVLGVNEVLPKKAPEAPAEEDHKVVHDLFDAYQSISRKNVIEAYHDAVAAKEEALTLFNLGYLDLRTRGRCERLFWACCEKILRVVREMDYVPEELEGLERAMADTYYGNFSVFQSAPDHWAVKQLFPTMPIHRLDQRPTRRGVFADLTCDSDGKLDLFIDRRDVKHVLELHPFDGEPYYIGIFLVGAYQEILGDLHNLFGDTDAVHVRLGENDRIEIEHLVEGDSVEEVLGYVQYSKAELVERTRRAIEAALRDKRITVEESARLRRRYEQGLSGYTYLEVEDADQQIMARRSRAAGG, from the coding sequence GTGAGAGGCTGGACCATCCAGGATGCGATCGAGCTGTACGACGTCCACGCCTGGGGTGCGGGCTTCGTCACGGTCAACGAGCGGGGCCACGTCGAGATCCGGCCTCGGGGCAACGGCGGCCCGGGAATCGACCTGCTCGACCTCGTCACCTACCTGCGCGGGCGAGGGCTGCACGTCCCGCTGCTGATCCGCTTCTCGGACATCCTCGCGGCGCGCATCCGCAACCTCTGCGAGTGCTTCGCGAGCGCGATCAGCGAGCACCAGTACAAGGGCCGTCACCGCGCGGTCTACCCGATCAAGGTCAACCAGCAGCGCCACGTCGTCGAGGAGGTGATCGACTTCGGGCGCGCGTTCGACGTCGGCCTCGAGGCGGGCAGCAAGCCGGAGCTGCTCGCGGTCATGCCGATCATGGACAACCCGGAGTCCTTGATCATCTGCAACGGCTACAAGGACCGCGAGTACATCGAGATCGCGCTGCTCGCGCAGAAGCTCGGCCGCACGCCGATCATCGTGATGGACCGCTTCCACGAGCTCGACCTCGTGATCCAGGTCTCGCGCGAGCTCGGCATCCGTCCGCACCTCGGCGTGCGCGCGAAGCTGTCCGCGAAGGGTGCGGGCCGTTGGGTCGAGTCCGGCGGCGACCGCAGCAAGTTCGGCCTCACCGCCGACGAGCTGATCGAGACCGTCGGGCGGCTGCGCTCGGAGAACATGCTCGACTGCCTCGAGCTGATGCACTTCCACGTCGGCTCGCAGATCACCAACATCCGCGCGATCCGCGAGGCGGTGAAGGAGGCGACGCAGTTCTACGTCGGCCTCGTCGAGCTCGGCGCCGGGCTCAAGTACCTCGACGTCGGTGGCGGTCTGGGCGTCGACTACGACGGCTCGCAGACGAACTTCCAGTCGTCGATGAACTACACCAACACCGAGTACGCGCGCGACATCATCGCGACGGTGAGCGAGGCGTGCGACGAGAAGGGCGTCCCGCACCCCGACATCGTCACCGAGACCGGGCGTGCGATGGTGGCGCACCACTCGGTGCTGATCTTCAACGTGCTCGGCGTCAACGAGGTGCTGCCGAAGAAGGCTCCCGAGGCGCCCGCCGAGGAAGACCACAAGGTCGTGCACGACCTGTTCGACGCCTACCAGTCGATCAGCCGCAAGAACGTGATCGAGGCCTACCACGACGCGGTCGCCGCGAAGGAAGAGGCGCTGACGCTGTTCAACCTCGGCTACCTCGATCTGCGGACGCGCGGCCGCTGCGAGCGTCTGTTCTGGGCGTGCTGCGAGAAGATCCTGCGGGTCGTGCGCGAGATGGACTACGTGCCCGAGGAGCTCGAGGGCCTCGAGCGCGCGATGGCGGACACCTACTACGGGAACTTCTCGGTCTTCCAGTCGGCGCCCGACCACTGGGCCGTCAAGCAACTGTTCCCGACCATGCCGATCCACCGGCTCGACCAGAGGCCGACCCGGCGCGGCGTGTTCGCCGACCTGACCTGCGACTCCGACGGCAAGCTCGACCTCTTCATCGACCGCCGCGACGTCAAGCACGTCCTCGAGCTGCATCCGTTCGACGGCGAGCCGTACTACATCGGCATCTTCCTGGTCGGCGCCTACCAGGAGATCCTCGGCGACCTGCACAACCTGTTCGGCGACACCGACGCGGTGCACGTCCGCCTCGGCGAGAACGACCGCATCGAGATCGAGCACCTGGTGGAGGGCGACTCCGTCGAGGAGGTGCTCGGCTACGTGCAGTACTCGAAGGCCGAGCTGGTCGAGCGCACGCGGCGCGCGATCGAGGCGGCGCTGCGCGACAAGCGCATCACCGTCGAGGAGTCGGCGCGCCTGCGCCGCCGCTACGAGCAGGGGCTGTCGGGGTACACCTACCTCGAGGTCGAGGACGCCGATCAGCAGATCATGGCGCGCCGGAGCCGCGCCGCAGGCGGGTGA
- a CDS encoding trypsin-like peptidase domain-containing protein — MNRPSTGACVLLRSFSGLLLATLVLLAALVAPGAAHADDERRTPVVRAVERVRPAVVNISAEQAVVVQRDPFFDQFFNDFFEMRPRRRRYTRTSLGSGVIVRPEGYVVTNAHVIARGQKIKVVLADERELDARVVGVDPDADLAVLKIPGGSLPHLEFGDSDDLMIGETVIAIGNPFGFSHTVTTGVVSAVRRSLKSGGRVFLDFIQTDASINPGNSGGPLLNIKGELIGINTAIYGGAQNIGFAIPAKRASRVVNDLIRYGEVRRSYLGLQVQDLTPELASALGVEEERYGVVVREVEDGSPAERAGIEPGDVILAVDGHEVGDRAEFDERAAEATIGSTIRLDVLRSGTKRRVTLAAGEMTDERIDDLGWRRLGIRVAERGRDDAVAIKSVRRNSHADRAGIRPGDLLIALGDTATDSAAAYRRAVSRLRNESEAQIAVQRGRAQYRLTLPLE, encoded by the coding sequence ATGAACCGGCCGTCGACCGGCGCCTGCGTGCTGCTGCGTAGCTTCTCTGGCCTCCTGCTCGCGACGCTCGTCCTGCTCGCAGCCTTGGTCGCGCCGGGTGCGGCGCACGCCGACGACGAGCGCCGCACGCCGGTCGTGCGCGCGGTCGAGCGCGTGCGCCCGGCGGTGGTCAACATCTCGGCCGAGCAGGCGGTGGTCGTCCAGCGCGACCCGTTCTTCGACCAGTTCTTCAACGACTTCTTCGAGATGCGGCCGCGCCGCCGGCGCTACACGCGCACGAGCCTCGGCTCGGGCGTGATCGTCCGCCCCGAGGGCTACGTCGTCACCAACGCGCACGTGATCGCGCGCGGGCAGAAGATCAAGGTCGTGCTCGCCGACGAGCGCGAGCTCGACGCGCGCGTCGTCGGCGTCGACCCGGACGCGGATCTCGCCGTGCTCAAGATCCCGGGCGGCTCCCTGCCCCACCTCGAGTTCGGCGACTCGGACGACCTGATGATCGGCGAGACGGTGATCGCGATCGGCAACCCGTTCGGCTTCTCGCACACCGTGACGACCGGCGTCGTCAGCGCCGTGCGGCGATCGCTCAAGAGCGGCGGGCGCGTCTTCCTCGACTTCATCCAGACCGATGCGTCGATCAACCCGGGCAACTCCGGCGGACCGCTGCTCAACATCAAGGGCGAGCTGATCGGCATCAACACCGCGATCTACGGCGGCGCGCAGAACATCGGCTTCGCGATCCCGGCGAAGCGCGCGAGCCGCGTCGTCAACGACCTGATCCGCTACGGCGAGGTGCGGCGCTCGTACCTCGGTCTGCAGGTGCAGGATCTCACGCCCGAGCTCGCGAGCGCGCTCGGCGTCGAGGAGGAGCGCTACGGCGTCGTCGTGCGCGAGGTCGAGGACGGCAGCCCGGCCGAGCGCGCCGGCATCGAGCCCGGCGACGTCATCCTCGCGGTCGACGGCCACGAGGTCGGCGACCGCGCCGAGTTCGACGAGCGCGCCGCGGAAGCCACGATCGGCTCGACGATCCGCCTCGACGTCCTGCGCTCGGGCACCAAGCGACGGGTGACGCTCGCCGCCGGCGAGATGACCGACGAGCGCATCGACGACCTCGGCTGGCGCCGCCTCGGCATCCGCGTCGCCGAGCGCGGCCGCGACGACGCGGTGGCGATCAAGTCGGTGCGCCGCAACAGCCACGCGGATCGCGCCGGCATCCGCCCGGGCGACCTGCTGATCGCGCTCGGCGACACCGCAACCGACTCGGCAGCCGCCTACCGGCGTGCGGTGTCGAGGCTGCGCAACGAGAGCGAAGCGCAGATCGCGGTGCAGCGCGGCCGCGCGCAGTACCGCCTGACCCTCCCGCTCGAGTAG
- a CDS encoding cold-shock protein gives MPVGRVKWFNNAKGYGFIVQEGGPEVFVHYSAIQGDGYKTLVEGQEVQFDIAQSEKGPQAANVIKVK, from the coding sequence ATGCCAGTCGGTCGCGTCAAGTGGTTCAACAACGCCAAGGGTTACGGATTCATCGTCCAAGAAGGCGGTCCGGAGGTCTTCGTTCATTACTCGGCGATCCAGGGCGACGGGTACAAGACGTTGGTCGAAGGGCAGGAAGTCCAGTTCGACATCGCGCAGAGCGAGAAGGGTCCGCAGGCGGCGAACGTCATCAAGGTGAAGTGA
- a CDS encoding acylphosphatase — protein MRGRVQGVWYRGSTRDQARRLGLRGWARNLADGSVEVVAEGDPDAIEQLVAWCRTGPPGARVTGITVQREPVRGDVQDFKVL, from the coding sequence GTGCGCGGGCGCGTGCAGGGAGTCTGGTATCGCGGCTCGACGCGCGATCAGGCGCGACGGCTCGGGCTGCGAGGCTGGGCGCGCAATCTCGCGGACGGCTCCGTCGAGGTGGTCGCCGAGGGCGACCCCGACGCCATCGAGCAGCTCGTCGCGTGGTGCCGCACCGGACCACCCGGCGCGCGCGTAACCGGGATCACGGTGCAACGTGAGCCCGTGCGGGGCGACGTCCAGGACTTCAAGGTCCTCTGA
- a CDS encoding dodecin, whose product MPDKTYKMVEIVGVSDDSIQQAVRNALAKASRTLRNLDWFEVTAIRGLVRNNRDPQFQVQLKVGFRLLERDLLASLDEPTANPTSTERAERRKEEKRAGKRDKKNKGRKK is encoded by the coding sequence ATGCCCGACAAGACCTACAAGATGGTGGAGATCGTCGGGGTCTCCGACGACTCGATCCAGCAAGCCGTCCGCAACGCGCTCGCGAAGGCCTCGCGGACGCTGCGCAACCTCGACTGGTTCGAGGTCACGGCGATCCGCGGGCTCGTGCGCAACAACCGCGACCCGCAGTTCCAGGTCCAGCTCAAGGTCGGCTTCCGGCTGCTCGAGCGCGACCTCCTCGCCTCGCTCGACGAGCCCACCGCCAACCCGACGAGCACCGAGCGCGCCGAGCGCCGCAAGGAAGAAAAGCGCGCCGGCAAGCGTGACAAGAAGAACAAGGGCAGGAAGAAGTAG